TATGATCAGGAACAGAGACATTAGTTAAGATCATATCGACGTCTTGGGCCTGGAGTCCATTTCTTTCGAGTAACTTCTTTGCAGCACTCGCAAAGTAATCTACAGATTGCTCTTTATCACCGATATGACGTCTTTCTACACAGCCTTTGAACATTCTATTTTGATTCTCTTTAAAAGCATCACCAAAGAATGAATTATCGACAATTTTCGCTGGAAGAATTTCTTCAATATCTACAAGTCCCATGCTCATTTTCTTATCCTATACTTGGAGTCATTGGTAAATTATTGGCATGCTTATACTCTAGAATTCGTTTTAAATTCTCTAGCTCTACAACATGTCCGGCATAGAACATATCCCAAAAGTTTCCTACCCATGGTCTTCCTTCTGGGGCCTTCTGTGGGTATGGATTATTTGCATAGTAAGGATGTTTACAGTTTTGCCAAAAAACTATTGAGCCCGGTTTATTAAGAACTCTTTGCGCAGGAACGATTCTATTTAAGTAGATCATCCAAAGATCCTCTCCCTGGTCCCAGGCACAGTGGTAGTCTACGAGTAGGGCCTCTTTATTAGATTCGACTTTGAAGTAAATATCTGTATTCTCTCCAATTTTATCTTTACCAACATAGAGTCCACTATCATTTACTTTTTGAAATTCTCTCATACTATATGTCCACTCTGCGAGACTGTAAGGATGCGACATATATTCAAAAACCTTTTCAGGAGGACAGTCGATATAGCTTTGAATAGGGCAGTAGTCTCCATAGACTTCATCATGTGGGTAGACCGCGTGAGTTAGATCGGCAACAATGCCACCCATCTCATCTTTACCAGTCGTTTCAATTCTCTTTAGACCTTCAATATTATCTAAGCTCATCTTTAGGCTCCAGTTTTGATTTTGTAAAAGTCCTAAATGGAGGAACTTCGGTATCTTGAATATTAATATTTATAACAATGATTTTATCTTCATTTTCATTTAATTTTTTAAGCGACGCTAAGAGTTCATCTTGATTGTGGACTTCATAGGCCAGTATTGACGGAAACATTGCCTTCATCCCAGCGGCATAATTTGATTGTTCAAAATTATTTAGTTGTGTCTGCCCTCCGAGAAAAATATTTTCTCTCACTCTACACATTCCATGAGAATTATTATTAAAAATGAAGATGGCCAATGGAAGCTCTTTTTGAACGGCGGTGTGAATCTCTAGTCCATTAATAAGAAAAGAGCCATCTCCTGTGAAAATATAGCTTCTTTTCTTTGTCGCTGTAGAACACCCAATTGCTGAGCCAAAGCTATTTCCCATTCCACCTTGTCCAAGAGAGAGATGAAAAGATCCGAGTCCTCTAGGGGAGAGATGATTTACACATTGAGCTCCAGTATTTCCTGCATCAATAAATAAATCAGCGTCATTTTCAATGAATGCATCAATTGTATGTAGTATACCTTTCCAATTATATATCTCTTTGCTGAGATCAATTTCTTCATATTCAAGAGTCGTTAGTTTTCTAGAATAATTATCATCAACATAAGTAGCGCTATCAAAATTATAGTGCTTATAGGTTTTGCAAAAAATAAAGTGCTCTACGGAACCAATTGAAAGAATATTCTTATCGATTAATTTATTTTCTATTTCAAACCTTGAGATAACATCCCAATTTGTTCCAAGTAGTAAAATTGTTTTGGCCTTAGGCAATTCTTCTAGAAGAGAATCATTTCCCATGACTCCGATGACTCCAATAAAGTTTGATGCTTTGTTATCATAGAGCCCTTTAGTTAAAGGAGTCGTTGCAACTTTACAGTTTAGCTCTTTAATTAAAGATAGAATTTTAGACTTATCTTTTAAATGAAGAAGTTCTTCCCCTAGGATGATTAGGTCAATTTGATATTCAAAATCAATCTTTTCAATTGGAGAATTTAGAACTTTAAAGTTCTTCACTTTTTTTGAACATTTCGCATTCACTATATTCTTAGGAATGAGTAGGACACTAGGTGCTCTTTTGATAATTGCTTCATCAATAGATTCTTCAATCATTGAAACAAAGTCTTCACTTCTTTCTATTCTAGCGGCAGAAATTGTTGCGGGTTTAAACATCTCAAGGACATCAATTGAATTTCCTCTTCCTGAGTTATCTTGAAAGGCGCCAACTCCTTCCATTTTCTGATCAATCTGACCGCCTATAACTAGCAGTGGAATTTGTGATGTGAAGGCCTCTGCTACTGCAGGTAAGGTATTTAAAATGGCCGCACCAGATGTTGTAATAACGGCAGCAAGTTTATTCGTTTTGAGATAAACAGACATTGCCATAAAAATGGCGTTGTATTCATTCTTAACAATTGTTAGTTCAATCTGTGAGCACTTTTCTAATTCACTTAGAAGTTCTTCATTATTTGCTCCACTCATGGCAAAGACTTTCGTTACATCTCTGGAGAGTAGAATTTCAGGTAGTATTTCACTATTTTTCATAGACTTAGACATACCATAAAAATGTATCTCAAACGTTATACAGAGCTTAACTTGAAAAAATTACAATTATATTATGATCCTGTTAAGAGTTCTTAAGCACTTTACACTTAACTAGAACTTAGATAATAAAGGCTAAATCAATTACTTCTGGAGACACTATGAAATTTCTTTCTTTTATCGCTCTTTTTTCATTATTTACAACAAATTCTTTTGCTTGCTCGACTTACGAAGCGCAAATTATTGCCGACGTCGTTAGAGTAGAGACAGACTCGATGATGACTTGTAAGGCATTTATCTCTGCTGAAAGCATCCAAATGTACAACGAACACGGACTTTGTGGATTAAAGTTAGAAGAAGTTCTAGAAAATGGAATTGATTTTCCACTAATCAATGGTCATGACTGTGAAGTAGAAGATACTATTTCTGGTTACTTATACACAACTAAGACAGGTATTAGCTTAGACTAGTCCTCGATAAATCTGTGGCCTAAATACTGGAAATGTCTTTAGGCCGAAGATTTCTTGTTAGTAGGGACCACTGCTACTATCTTTCTTTCTCAAAAAACTTCTTATCTATTCGCCACTGATTTTCTGTGATTTTTTTAATGGACTCTTTCTAAGACGTTATTGAAGATATCTTGAGAGATAAGAACTTATAGACTTAATTTCTATTCTGTATTTTATCTTCTCAACATTCTACTTTAAAGAAATCAATAAAATCATTTTGATTACTTCCAGATGCAGCCTATAATTAGTTAAGTACTTTTAAATCTAATAATTATATTCGTCATTAGTAGGAAATATATAATGAATCTTAAAATTAACTTTATCCTTTTGCTTCTAAGTTTTAGTACAAAGTGTTTCGCTTCATCATATCCATTCGATGACTTCAGTGTTGATCCAAGAAAATATAGCTTAGTTTTAAATTACCATAATGATCGTGACAATGAAGTAGATAAAAAACTTAGAAAGAACTACAAATTCAAATTTCCTTTAATTGAGTTTTACAAGAATAAAGAACTTAATGGATCACCAATTGGAAAACTAAATGAAGAGGGGCTTTACATTGAAGGTAAGAAGGTTTGTATAAATAAAAATATTCTTAATGGTAACTATAATATACTAATAGAGTTCTTTGGTGAGTTTTCAGGAACTTGGAAACAAGAGATTGAGGCAGGGGTTTACTCTAATGGCATAAGATTTAGGGCAAAGAGATGCTCTTTTTTAGAATATTGGCAGGATGCTGATTTGGTACTAATGACAGCACTAGTCTTAGAGGATTACGATGAAAAAACTAAACTGGCTAAAATACGTCTTGGAGATGGATTTGCCTATTTTTCTGCTAAAAAATTGAGTATTCAATATTTACACAGACCACCACTACGGACAATGGATCACTATGGTGTTGATCCAATAAAGCTTGCTAAGCATATTGAGTCTAAGTTTGCTGAATATTTAAAAAATCGAAGGGATCGTTTTAAACCTAAAGTAAGTGGTGAGACTTTTGAGCAACGATACGGACTAGAGAATTACTTTTCTCTATCTAATCTTGACTGGATGGATAGGTATGGTGCTAAGGAATATAAAGAAAGTTTAATTAAGAAATATGGAAAATTACAAATTATAAAGCATTTTGACTTTGAGAATATGAATTTTTATGTAGCTAGATATAAGAATAAAACTAAAGGAAAGAAGGACATTATAGAAATAAATCTATGGAAAGAAGATATGAATGAACTTTTTATATTGAAGAATTTGGATAATGGCAATGTTAAGTACGATGAATTCTTCAAAGTAGGTTTTTCTGATAAGATAACAATTTTTAATGTTAATGCAAGGTTTATGATTCCTCAATTCGAATATGAAGGAACATGGGACGATTTTTAATAACCATTTCTTGAATTTCGGCTAAATCTAAAGAGCTAACAAGCTTCATCTGAAATAATGGCCAGGCCCTCTTATAGGGCCCCACTTTTCTTATCTAAGTAGTACAGATAATATCCTGGGTAGTGATTGATTCCACCTTTTCTACTTCAATAACTTTGTCCGTGAAATAATAAAAATAAATGCATGATTTTTTGACTTAGCTCAAACCATTTAGCATTGTACTTTTTTCTTCGTGATGATCTTCTAAGAGTAGTAAATGCTTATTCTAAAGGTAATCAGGAAATTAAAAAAGTACTCTCAGATTTATAATTTTAGCTTTGTTAATTAAGATTTCTTGAAAGATAAGAACTTATACTCTTAATTTCTATTCTGTATTTTAT
This window of the Halobacteriovorax sp. HLS genome carries:
- a CDS encoding thiamine pyrophosphate-binding protein → MSKSMKNSEILPEILLSRDVTKVFAMSGANNEELLSELEKCSQIELTIVKNEYNAIFMAMSVYLKTNKLAAVITTSGAAILNTLPAVAEAFTSQIPLLVIGGQIDQKMEGVGAFQDNSGRGNSIDVLEMFKPATISAARIERSEDFVSMIEESIDEAIIKRAPSVLLIPKNIVNAKCSKKVKNFKVLNSPIEKIDFEYQIDLIILGEELLHLKDKSKILSLIKELNCKVATTPLTKGLYDNKASNFIGVIGVMGNDSLLEELPKAKTILLLGTNWDVISRFEIENKLIDKNILSIGSVEHFIFCKTYKHYNFDSATYVDDNYSRKLTTLEYEEIDLSKEIYNWKGILHTIDAFIENDADLFIDAGNTGAQCVNHLSPRGLGSFHLSLGQGGMGNSFGSAIGCSTATKKRSYIFTGDGSFLINGLEIHTAVQKELPLAIFIFNNNSHGMCRVRENIFLGGQTQLNNFEQSNYAAGMKAMFPSILAYEVHNQDELLASLKKLNENEDKIIVININIQDTEVPPFRTFTKSKLEPKDELR
- a CDS encoding SRPBCC family protein translates to MSLDNIEGLKRIETTGKDEMGGIVADLTHAVYPHDEVYGDYCPIQSYIDCPPEKVFEYMSHPYSLAEWTYSMREFQKVNDSGLYVGKDKIGENTDIYFKVESNKEALLVDYHCAWDQGEDLWMIYLNRIVPAQRVLNKPGSIVFWQNCKHPYYANNPYPQKAPEGRPWVGNFWDMFYAGHVVELENLKRILEYKHANNLPMTPSIG